One Oceanicoccus sagamiensis genomic region harbors:
- a CDS encoding glyceraldehyde-3-phosphate dehydrogenase yields the protein MIPLVGKLYRNSVKTYVYGQNLVNLSVLDIMKAHRAVRQVEGNELSEFETFPVIKALAELNLGIAHIDAGRIAVKYEETAKANGVSVEDFVREEVAELINDTTPAPEPRDVVLYGFGRIGRLMARLLIEKTGGGDNLRLKAIVVRQGGAKNDLVKRASLLRRDSVHGPFNGTIRVDEERSSFVANGNEIKVIYAGSPEEVDYTEHGINDAIVIDNTGIFKDAEGLSRHLRPGASKVILTAPGSDVPNIVYGINNDVIRDEDRIISAASCTTNAISPPLYAMDEKFGIVSGHIETIHAYTNDQNLIDNYHKADRRGRSAPLNMVITSTGAAKAVAKVLPVMKGKLTGNAIRVPTPNVSMAILKLTLAKETSVEEVNEYMRTVSLHSPLRKQVAYSNSPEVVSSDLVGSREACIYDSVATIVNGNQVIMYCWYDNEFGYSCQVHRVLEQMAGVDYRVFPKEN from the coding sequence ATGATTCCTTTGGTTGGTAAGCTCTACCGTAATAGCGTTAAAACTTATGTCTATGGCCAAAATTTAGTCAACCTGTCTGTATTGGATATTATGAAGGCTCACCGTGCAGTGCGTCAGGTTGAGGGCAATGAGTTGTCAGAGTTTGAAACCTTCCCGGTGATTAAGGCGCTGGCTGAATTAAACCTGGGTATTGCCCATATAGATGCTGGCCGTATTGCGGTGAAGTATGAAGAGACGGCTAAAGCCAATGGCGTTAGTGTTGAAGATTTTGTTCGTGAGGAAGTGGCTGAGTTAATCAATGATACGACGCCTGCACCTGAACCCCGTGATGTAGTGTTGTACGGCTTTGGTCGAATTGGTCGTTTAATGGCTCGCTTACTGATTGAGAAAACCGGTGGTGGTGACAACCTTCGCCTTAAGGCGATTGTTGTTCGTCAGGGCGGCGCCAAGAATGACTTGGTTAAGCGTGCCAGCCTATTACGTCGCGATTCGGTGCACGGTCCGTTCAACGGTACTATCCGTGTTGACGAAGAGCGCAGCTCCTTTGTGGCCAACGGTAATGAGATTAAAGTGATCTATGCCGGTTCTCCAGAAGAAGTGGACTACACCGAGCACGGTATCAATGATGCGATCGTTATTGATAACACCGGTATCTTTAAAGATGCAGAGGGCTTATCTCGCCACCTGCGCCCAGGTGCTTCCAAGGTTATCCTGACGGCTCCTGGCTCTGATGTCCCCAATATTGTTTATGGTATTAACAATGATGTGATCCGCGATGAAGATCGTATTATTTCAGCCGCAAGCTGTACCACCAATGCTATCTCGCCACCTTTGTATGCGATGGATGAGAAGTTCGGTATTGTGTCTGGCCATATTGAAACCATTCATGCTTATACCAATGACCAGAACCTGATCGATAACTATCACAAGGCAGACCGTCGTGGTCGTAGCGCGCCTTTGAATATGGTTATTACTTCTACCGGTGCCGCTAAGGCGGTTGCTAAAGTCTTGCCAGTAATGAAAGGCAAGCTGACGGGTAATGCGATTCGTGTTCCTACCCCCAATGTTTCTATGGCTATTTTAAAGCTGACTCTGGCTAAAGAGACCAGCGTAGAAGAAGTGAATGAATATATGCGTACTGTCTCGCTGCATTCACCGCTGCGTAAGCAGGTGGCTTACTCCAATTCTCCTGAAGTGGTTTCCAGTGACCTTGTAGGCTCAAGAGAAGCCTGTATCTATGATTCAGTGGCTACCATTGTTAATGGCAATCAGGTCATTATGTACTGCTGGTACGATAATGAATTTGGCTATAGCTGTCAGGTACACCGTGTACTTGAGCAGATGGCTGGGGTTGATTACCGGGTATTCCCTAAAGAAAACTAA
- a CDS encoding Na(+)-translocating NADH-quinone reductase subunit A has protein sequence MIKISRGLDLPISGAPVQVISEGAKTRSVALVGFDYVGMKPTMSVQVGDRVKTGQLLFTDKKTEGVKYTSPATGTVSAINRGDKRVFQSIVIDVEDDEFETFESGDVNAMDRQQIVDTLINSGQWTALRTRPYSRVPAPDSTATAIFVTAMDTHPLAADPAVIIAEQAAAFEGGLTALSKLSDKVFVATAPGANIPTGSAKVETAEFAGPHPAGLVGTHMHYLNPVSANKVAWSIAYQDVIAIGKLFAEGKLSVERVVALAGPQVDKPGLVRTRLGANLEELTAGKVKPDNNRVISGSVLGGRTARGAVSYLGRYHSQVSVLLEGDEREFMGWMSPGAGKHSNLAIYISQFTKSKLLDFTTTTNGSERAMVPVGSYEKVMPLDILPTQLLRSLIVGDTAMAQDLGCLELDEEDLALCTYVCSGKYEYGPILRDNLTRIEKEG, from the coding sequence ATGATTAAGATCAGTCGTGGTTTGGACTTGCCTATCTCTGGTGCACCGGTGCAGGTTATTAGTGAGGGGGCGAAAACACGCTCTGTTGCTTTAGTCGGCTTTGACTATGTAGGCATGAAGCCCACAATGTCCGTGCAAGTTGGAGATCGCGTCAAGACCGGTCAGCTACTATTTACCGATAAGAAAACCGAAGGGGTGAAATATACTTCGCCTGCTACTGGTACCGTATCGGCCATTAACCGAGGTGATAAGCGTGTATTTCAGTCGATTGTAATCGATGTGGAAGACGACGAGTTTGAAACCTTTGAATCAGGCGATGTAAACGCCATGGATCGACAGCAGATTGTCGATACCCTGATTAACTCCGGCCAGTGGACAGCTCTGCGCACGCGTCCCTATAGCCGTGTTCCTGCTCCAGATTCAACAGCGACTGCGATTTTTGTTACGGCGATGGATACCCACCCATTGGCAGCTGACCCGGCAGTGATTATTGCTGAGCAAGCGGCAGCGTTTGAAGGTGGCCTAACAGCATTAAGCAAGCTGAGCGATAAAGTTTTTGTTGCTACCGCTCCTGGCGCCAATATCCCAACCGGTTCTGCCAAGGTAGAAACCGCTGAGTTTGCTGGCCCACATCCAGCAGGCCTGGTTGGTACTCATATGCATTACCTGAACCCGGTTAGCGCTAATAAAGTTGCCTGGTCGATTGCTTATCAGGATGTTATCGCCATCGGTAAGTTATTTGCTGAAGGCAAACTATCGGTTGAGCGGGTTGTTGCTCTGGCGGGACCCCAGGTCGATAAGCCTGGGCTGGTTAGAACCCGTTTAGGTGCCAATCTGGAAGAGTTAACCGCCGGTAAGGTTAAGCCTGACAATAACCGTGTTATCTCCGGCTCGGTTTTAGGCGGTCGCACTGCTCGTGGCGCGGTTTCATACCTTGGCCGTTACCACTCACAAGTGAGCGTATTGCTGGAAGGTGATGAGCGTGAATTTATGGGTTGGATGTCACCAGGTGCTGGCAAACACTCAAACCTGGCCATCTATATCTCCCAGTTTACCAAAAGCAAGCTGTTGGATTTCACCACCACCACAAACGGTAGTGAAAGAGCAATGGTCCCCGTAGGCAGCTACGAAAAAGTGATGCCGCTGGATATTTTGCCCACCCAATTGTTGCGTTCATTGATTGTTGGCGATACCGCCATGGCGCAAGATCTTGGTTGTTTAGAATTAGATGAGGAAGACCTGGCGTTGTGTACTTACGTCTGCTCAGGTAAGTACGAGTATGGCCCAATACTCCGCGATAACCTCACTCGCATAGAGAAGGAGGGTTAA
- a CDS encoding NADH:ubiquinone reductase (Na(+)-transporting) subunit B, with product MAVKFPALRKILDDMEPHFHKGGKYENWFALYEAADTIFYSPGSTTKTTAHVRDGVDLKRIMITVWLCAFPAMFFGMWNVGFQANTILAETGLAMTDDWRVGLITAFAGNDPASMWDNFWYGLWYFVPVYAVTFIVGGFWEVLFAMKRGHEVNEGFFVTSILFALICPPSIPLWQVALGITFGVVIGKEVFGGTGKNFLNPALTGRAFLFFAYPASMSGDAVWTAVDGYTGATALSVVASDGVAALQNSLTWWDSFAGFEAGSMGETSTLAILLGGVVLLWTRIASWRIVTGVMLGMVALTTLLNLIGSETNPMFAMPWYWHLTIGGFAFGMIFMATDPVSASMTNTGKWWFGALIGVMVVLIRVVNPAFPEGMMLAILFANLFSPVIDHFVVQANIKRRLARG from the coding sequence ATGGCGGTCAAATTCCCCGCACTGCGTAAAATACTCGACGATATGGAACCGCACTTCCATAAAGGCGGTAAATACGAAAACTGGTTTGCGCTCTATGAAGCCGCAGACACGATTTTCTACTCTCCCGGTTCTACCACTAAAACCACAGCTCACGTCCGTGACGGTGTTGATCTTAAGCGTATTATGATCACTGTTTGGTTGTGTGCTTTCCCTGCGATGTTTTTTGGTATGTGGAATGTTGGTTTTCAAGCCAATACCATTCTTGCCGAAACTGGCTTGGCAATGACTGATGACTGGCGTGTTGGCCTGATCACAGCCTTCGCTGGCAACGATCCTGCAAGTATGTGGGATAACTTCTGGTATGGCCTGTGGTACTTTGTGCCGGTTTATGCCGTCACCTTTATTGTGGGTGGCTTCTGGGAAGTCTTGTTTGCCATGAAGCGTGGCCATGAAGTTAACGAAGGTTTCTTTGTTACCTCTATCTTATTTGCTTTGATTTGCCCACCGTCGATTCCGCTATGGCAGGTTGCCCTGGGTATCACCTTTGGTGTGGTTATCGGTAAAGAAGTGTTCGGTGGTACGGGTAAAAACTTCCTTAACCCGGCTTTAACCGGTCGTGCTTTCTTATTCTTTGCTTACCCAGCTTCTATGTCGGGTGATGCAGTATGGACAGCGGTGGATGGTTACACCGGTGCAACGGCCTTATCGGTGGTTGCTTCTGATGGTGTGGCTGCTCTGCAAAATTCACTGACTTGGTGGGATTCGTTTGCCGGCTTTGAAGCGGGCTCAATGGGTGAAACCTCTACCTTGGCAATTCTGTTAGGTGGTGTGGTTCTGCTTTGGACGCGAATTGCTTCCTGGCGCATTGTGACCGGCGTTATGCTGGGTATGGTGGCTCTAACGACCTTACTAAACCTTATCGGTTCCGAGACCAACCCGATGTTTGCCATGCCCTGGTACTGGCATTTAACCATTGGTGGTTTTGCCTTCGGTATGATCTTTATGGCGACTGACCCTGTGTCAGCTTCAATGACCAATACCGGTAAATGGTGGTTTGGTGCTTTGATCGGTGTAATGGTGGTACTGATTCGTGTTGTAAACCCTGCATTCCCGGAAGGTATGATGCTGGCCATTCTATTTGCCAACTTATTCTCTCCTGTGATCGACCACTTTGTGGTGCAAGCTAACATTAAACGGAGGCTCGCCCGTGGCTAA
- a CDS encoding Na(+)-translocating NADH-quinone reductase subunit C, with product MANKETTSKTIIVALVLCIVCSLVVSSAAVLLKDQQDANKKLDRYSNILAAAGLLNEDESIEDQYQRLITARVVDLDTGRYTDAVDAATFDQRRAAKDNDLSEALSSADDLAKISRRENYSMVYLVLSEGELQKIILPVRGYGLWSTMRGFIALENDGNTIAGLGFSEHGETPGLGGEIDNPKWKSLWPGKKVYQNGEVEVGLIKGSVTPGSANADYEVDGLAGATLTSRGVTNLVHFWLGEKGFQKFLTNLRSGEAG from the coding sequence GTGGCTAATAAAGAAACTACCTCCAAAACGATTATCGTTGCGCTGGTTCTATGTATTGTGTGTTCGCTGGTTGTATCCAGTGCGGCAGTACTGTTAAAAGACCAGCAGGACGCCAATAAAAAACTGGACCGCTATAGCAATATCCTGGCTGCCGCTGGTTTGTTGAATGAAGACGAAAGTATTGAAGATCAATACCAGCGTCTGATTACTGCCAGAGTTGTCGATCTTGATACCGGTCGTTATACCGATGCGGTAGACGCTGCTACCTTCGACCAGCGTCGCGCTGCTAAAGACAATGATTTGTCTGAAGCCTTAAGTAGCGCAGATGATTTGGCAAAGATTTCACGCCGTGAAAACTATTCCATGGTTTATCTGGTGCTCTCTGAAGGTGAGCTACAGAAAATTATCCTGCCGGTTCGCGGCTATGGTCTGTGGTCAACTATGCGTGGCTTTATCGCGCTGGAAAATGATGGCAATACCATCGCTGGTTTAGGCTTTTCTGAGCACGGTGAAACACCGGGGCTGGGTGGGGAAATTGATAACCCCAAGTGGAAGTCGCTATGGCCGGGTAAAAAGGTTTATCAAAACGGTGAAGTTGAAGTCGGTTTGATCAAAGGCTCAGTAACCCCGGGCAGCGCTAATGCCGACTATGAAGTCGATGGTCTGGCCGGTGCTACCTTAACCAGCCGCGGTGTGACCAATCTGGTGCACTTCTGGTTGGGTGAGAAGGGCTTTCAGAAGTTCCTCACTAATTTACGTTCAGGGGAGGCAGGATAA
- a CDS encoding NADH:ubiquinone reductase (Na(+)-transporting) subunit D — MSTVKDSLVDPIFKNNPIALQVLGICSALAVTSSLKVTLVMCMSVIVVCACSNTAISVIRNVIPNSIRIIVQMVIIASLVIVVDQILKAYFYEISKQLSVFVGLIITNCIVMGRAEAFAMKNSPLPSFFDGVGNGLGYSAILVAIAIVRELFGSGKLMGIEILPLVNDGGWYQPNGLLLLPPSAFFLIGLFIWALRSWKKDQVEEPEFKITSNTTNAQEAV; from the coding sequence ATGTCTACAGTTAAGGATTCGCTAGTCGATCCCATCTTTAAAAATAACCCGATCGCCTTACAGGTATTGGGTATCTGTTCTGCTCTGGCGGTAACTTCCAGCTTAAAAGTTACTTTAGTTATGTGTATGTCGGTGATCGTGGTGTGTGCTTGTTCAAACACCGCTATCTCAGTTATCCGCAACGTAATCCCGAACAGCATCCGTATTATTGTACAGATGGTAATTATCGCTTCATTGGTAATCGTGGTTGACCAAATACTGAAGGCTTATTTCTACGAAATCAGCAAACAGTTGTCAGTATTTGTTGGCTTGATTATAACTAACTGTATCGTCATGGGCCGTGCTGAAGCCTTTGCGATGAAGAACTCGCCGCTGCCAAGCTTTTTTGATGGTGTCGGCAATGGTTTGGGTTACTCAGCCATTTTGGTTGCTATCGCGATTGTGCGTGAGCTATTTGGTTCAGGCAAGTTAATGGGTATTGAAATTCTGCCACTGGTTAACGATGGCGGTTGGTATCAGCCTAACGGTTTATTACTGTTGCCACCTAGTGCCTTCTTCCTGATTGGTCTGTTTATCTGGGCACTGCGCTCATGGAAAAAAGACCAGGTGGAAGAGCCGGAGTTTAAAATTACTTCGAATACCACTAACGCGCAGGAGGCAGTGTAA
- the nqrE gene encoding NADH:ubiquinone reductase (Na(+)-transporting) subunit E — translation MEELLSLFVRSVFIDNMALAFFLGMCTLLALSKKMQAAIGLGIAVIVVLGITVPVNYMIYTYLLKEGALVWLSPDFATVDLSFLGLLSYIGVIAALVQILEMFLDKFVPALYNALGVFLPLITVNCAIMGASLFMVERDYGLGESVVFGLGSGVGWALAIILLAGIREKMKYSDVPDGLQGLGITFITVGLMSLGFMSFGGIDL, via the coding sequence ATGGAAGAGTTACTGAGTTTATTTGTTCGCTCTGTCTTTATCGACAATATGGCTTTGGCCTTCTTTTTGGGCATGTGTACTTTATTGGCACTGTCCAAAAAAATGCAGGCTGCTATTGGTCTGGGTATCGCCGTTATCGTAGTGCTGGGTATTACTGTCCCAGTTAACTATATGATCTATACCTACTTGCTCAAAGAGGGTGCGCTGGTTTGGCTAAGCCCTGACTTTGCCACGGTTGATTTAAGTTTCCTAGGCTTGTTGAGTTATATCGGTGTTATCGCTGCACTGGTACAGATTCTGGAAATGTTTCTGGATAAATTTGTACCGGCGCTTTATAACGCTCTGGGTGTGTTTCTACCGTTAATCACGGTTAACTGTGCCATTATGGGTGCTTCTCTCTTTATGGTTGAGCGCGACTATGGTTTAGGTGAGTCAGTGGTCTTCGGTTTGGGTTCCGGTGTAGGTTGGGCGCTAGCCATTATCTTACTGGCCGGTATCCGCGAGAAAATGAAATACAGCGATGTACCCGACGGTCTGCAAGGCTTGGGTATTACGTTTATTACTGTTGGCTTGATGTCGTTAGGCTTTATGTCTTTCGGCGGCATTGATCTATAA
- the nqrF gene encoding NADH:ubiquinone reductase (Na(+)-transporting) subunit F, producing the protein MNQVIVLGVGMFTVVVLTLVAVILFARARMVSSGNVNIEINGQKTISVPAGDKLLQTLASNDIFLASACGGGGSCAQCKCIVNDGGGSMLPTEEPHFTPRESREGWRLSCQAPVKQDMKIEVPEEVFGIKQWECTVESNPNVATFIKELTLKLPEGENVDFRAGGYVQLEAPAHHIKYSDFDVGEEYRGDWERFGFFDVESKVDEPIIRAYSMANYPEEKGIVKFNIRCATPPPNNLSLPAGQMSSWVFSLKPGDKVTVFGPFGEFFAKETDSEMVFIGGGAGMAPMRSHIFDQLKRIGTDRKVSFWYGARSLREVFYAEEYDALAEEFPNFSWHLALSDAQPEDNWTGMTGFIHNVVHDNYLGEHTAPEDCEFYMCGPPMMNSAVINMLHSLGVEDENIMLDEF; encoded by the coding sequence ATGAATCAGGTAATTGTCCTCGGCGTAGGCATGTTTACAGTTGTCGTCCTCACTTTGGTGGCGGTAATTTTATTTGCCCGTGCTCGTATGGTGAGTTCAGGTAACGTCAATATTGAAATCAATGGCCAGAAAACCATCTCCGTTCCGGCGGGTGATAAGTTGCTGCAAACTTTGGCATCTAACGATATCTTCTTGGCTTCGGCCTGTGGTGGCGGTGGTAGTTGTGCGCAATGTAAGTGTATTGTGAATGACGGTGGTGGCTCTATGCTACCAACGGAAGAACCACACTTTACACCTCGCGAATCTCGCGAAGGCTGGCGTCTGTCATGTCAGGCTCCAGTTAAGCAGGATATGAAAATTGAAGTACCCGAAGAGGTGTTTGGTATTAAGCAGTGGGAGTGTACTGTTGAAAGTAACCCCAATGTGGCCACCTTTATTAAGGAGCTAACGCTCAAACTGCCTGAAGGTGAAAATGTAGATTTTCGCGCCGGTGGTTATGTGCAGCTTGAAGCGCCCGCTCACCATATTAAATACAGCGACTTTGATGTAGGTGAGGAATACAGAGGCGACTGGGAGCGTTTTGGTTTCTTTGATGTTGAATCAAAAGTGGATGAGCCGATAATCCGTGCTTACTCCATGGCAAACTACCCGGAAGAAAAGGGCATAGTTAAGTTTAATATCCGCTGCGCCACACCTCCGCCAAACAACTTAAGCCTGCCAGCGGGACAGATGTCCTCTTGGGTATTTAGCCTTAAGCCCGGTGATAAGGTGACCGTATTTGGTCCTTTCGGTGAGTTCTTTGCGAAAGAAACAGATTCGGAAATGGTGTTTATCGGCGGTGGTGCTGGTATGGCGCCGATGCGTTCGCATATCTTCGATCAACTTAAGCGTATTGGTACCGACCGTAAGGTGTCTTTCTGGTACGGTGCGCGCTCATTGCGCGAAGTGTTTTACGCTGAAGAATATGATGCACTGGCGGAAGAGTTTCCAAACTTTAGCTGGCATCTGGCATTAAGTGATGCCCAGCCAGAAGATAATTGGACGGGTATGACCGGCTTTATTCATAATGTTGTACATGATAACTATTTGGGCGAGCATACCGCCCCTGAAGATTGTGAGTTTTATATGTGTGGACCGCCAATGATGAACTCAGCGGTGATAAATATGCTACACAGTTTGGGTGTGGAAGATGAAAACATTATGCTGGATGAATTCTAA
- a CDS encoding FAD:protein FMN transferase: MNHFKKTPRAASLLFLFVLLLTACGDSSEAHFTLAGSTMGTTYHITVLEREGINTNQQELQQAIDQQLLLINQQMSTYLDDSELSKFNQALVGEWVNVSANLFDILVMSMELSWLTAGAFDITVGPLVNLWGFGPGGLDMPSKVPDADKINALIERGGFQAIELGLEDNSIRKTKPVLLDLSGIAKGYGVDKVSELLLYAGYTDFMVEIGGELRLAGNSPRGTPWRIAIEQPDAGVFGQANKAVQVSGVAMATSGDYRNYFEQDGKRYSHTINPITGYPIDHSLASITVIADTSAYADGLATALNVLGAEKALQLAEQQGLAIYMLVKTEQGFEARYSEAFKPYLQ, from the coding sequence ATGAATCACTTTAAGAAAACCCCAAGAGCAGCTTCGCTGCTCTTTTTGTTTGTATTACTGCTGACTGCTTGTGGTGATTCCAGCGAAGCGCATTTTACTCTCGCTGGTTCAACCATGGGTACGACTTACCATATTACTGTGTTGGAACGCGAAGGCATTAACACTAATCAGCAAGAGCTTCAGCAGGCGATTGACCAGCAGCTATTGCTGATCAATCAACAGATGTCGACCTATCTGGATGATTCCGAACTCTCTAAATTTAACCAGGCTTTGGTCGGTGAGTGGGTTAATGTCAGTGCCAACCTATTTGATATTTTAGTGATGAGTATGGAGCTAAGTTGGCTGACCGCTGGTGCTTTTGATATTACCGTGGGGCCTTTGGTGAATCTTTGGGGGTTTGGCCCGGGAGGCTTGGATATGCCTTCCAAAGTTCCCGATGCGGATAAGATCAACGCGTTAATAGAGCGCGGTGGTTTTCAGGCGATTGAACTGGGTCTGGAAGATAATAGCATCCGTAAAACCAAGCCGGTGCTGTTGGATCTGTCGGGTATTGCCAAGGGCTATGGGGTTGATAAAGTATCGGAGCTATTACTCTATGCCGGTTATACAGATTTTATGGTGGAGATTGGCGGTGAGTTAAGGCTGGCAGGTAATAGTCCTCGGGGTACACCTTGGCGTATCGCTATAGAGCAGCCCGATGCTGGTGTATTTGGCCAGGCCAATAAAGCGGTGCAGGTTAGTGGTGTTGCTATGGCCACGTCTGGGGATTATCGCAATTACTTTGAGCAAGACGGTAAACGTTACTCCCATACCATAAACCCCATCACGGGCTACCCCATCGATCACTCTCTGGCGTCGATTACTGTTATTGCCGATACCTCGGCCTATGCCGACGGCCTGGCTACCGCCTTAAATGTGTTGGGTGCCGAGAAAGCCTTGCAGCTGGCCGAGCAACAGGGCTTGGCTATTTATATGCTGGTTAAAACTGAGCAGGGTTTTGAGGCTCGCTATAGCGAAGCCTTTAAACCTTACTTACAGTGA
- the nqrM gene encoding (Na+)-NQR maturation NqrM: protein MATILLAFGLMLIIVTIMAVGVILSNKPIKGSCGGLSALGMKESCMVCGGDETQWRKEVEIIGKADLAYDVMGESPNKPS, encoded by the coding sequence ATGGCTACTATACTACTCGCATTTGGACTGATGCTAATTATTGTCACTATTATGGCGGTAGGCGTTATTCTGTCTAACAAGCCGATTAAGGGCTCCTGTGGCGGCCTTAGTGCGCTGGGTATGAAAGAGTCCTGCATGGTTTGTGGTGGTGATGAAACCCAGTGGAGAAAAGAAGTTGAGATTATCGGTAAAGCCGATTTGGCCTATGATGTAATGGGCGAAAGCCCTAATAAACCCTCCTGA
- a CDS encoding VPLPA-CTERM sorting domain-containing protein produces the protein MTSNPILLAAFSLALAQPALSQVNMALLGDSIIDDYLGPSNSIGTNTNLAAGSFGQILADTRGADINFGAYKAPTANTADAWDSIRNFGYEYNWATAGGTASAQELNLDFNGPDAPGYAQIPIASNLAAQVAGLAPSISSGDVDTAVISVGPNDFFYHSLVIDTASGGFYPAPDGQLDQTFTNLVADSILEGIDTLQAAGDVDIILGLLAKRPGLSEEENTAIDTVNNRLLTEATEKGVVVLDFMEWTISGENVDPITQDVTIGDVVVEYGSVASISDMSTEGDGAYCTYEGLCPLDSHAFSYLAEDGRHLNTLMQGMLANEILTAMNTHFDHDIDLLSDSELLGLVGVSEVPVPAAAWLFMSALLGLVGIKRRN, from the coding sequence ATGACGTCTAATCCTATTTTGCTAGCGGCATTTAGCCTGGCACTGGCCCAGCCAGCACTATCACAAGTCAATATGGCGTTGCTGGGTGACAGTATTATTGATGATTATCTAGGGCCCAGTAATAGTATTGGCACCAACACCAATCTGGCCGCAGGTAGCTTCGGCCAGATATTGGCTGATACCCGAGGGGCTGATATTAACTTTGGTGCCTATAAGGCACCCACGGCTAATACCGCCGATGCCTGGGATTCAATTCGGAATTTTGGTTACGAGTATAACTGGGCCACGGCTGGTGGAACGGCCTCCGCACAGGAGCTTAATCTGGACTTTAATGGACCTGACGCACCTGGCTATGCCCAGATTCCTATAGCCTCTAATTTAGCGGCTCAAGTAGCCGGGCTTGCCCCCTCAATCAGTTCAGGGGATGTAGACACCGCGGTTATCAGTGTCGGCCCCAATGATTTTTTCTACCACTCTTTGGTGATCGATACGGCAAGCGGTGGTTTTTACCCTGCCCCCGATGGCCAACTGGACCAGACATTTACCAATCTGGTGGCTGACTCTATTCTAGAGGGCATTGATACCCTGCAAGCCGCTGGTGATGTCGATATTATTTTAGGTTTGTTGGCTAAAAGACCCGGTCTGAGCGAAGAAGAAAATACCGCCATTGATACAGTGAATAACAGACTACTGACTGAAGCCACGGAAAAAGGTGTGGTCGTACTGGATTTTATGGAGTGGACTATCTCCGGTGAAAACGTCGACCCCATTACTCAGGATGTCACTATTGGCGATGTGGTTGTTGAATACGGCTCTGTAGCCAGCATCAGTGATATGAGTACAGAAGGCGATGGCGCTTATTGTACCTATGAAGGCCTATGCCCTCTGGATTCTCATGCTTTCAGTTATTTGGCAGAAGATGGCAGACACTTAAATACGCTGATGCAAGGTATGTTAGCCAATGAGATTTTAACCGCAATGAATACTCATTTTGATCATGATATAGATCTGCTTTCAGACTCGGAACTGCTGGGTTTGGTCGGTGTTTCAGAGGTGCCTGTCCCAGCTGCAGCCTGGTTATTTATGTCAGCATTGCTTGGCCTGGTGGGCATCAAACGAAGAAATTAA
- a CDS encoding LytTR family DNA-binding domain-containing protein, whose product MVRYPLTKAIAALDEAGVSGLRIHRSYWVAIDAVERLERVNNKPVLRHRNGSQLPVSRTYFASVKTCLANRNKPEPGLTNQA is encoded by the coding sequence ATGGTGCGCTACCCGTTAACGAAAGCGATTGCGGCGCTTGATGAGGCGGGAGTATCAGGCTTACGTATCCATCGCTCTTACTGGGTAGCTATCGATGCGGTAGAGCGGTTGGAGAGAGTGAATAATAAGCCAGTACTTCGTCATCGTAATGGTAGCCAGCTACCGGTTTCCAGGACGTATTTCGCCTCTGTTAAAACCTGTCTGGCCAATCGCAATAAACCGGAGCCGGGTTTAACAAACCAGGCATAG
- a CDS encoding type II toxin-antitoxin system RelE family toxin: protein MTWTVEFDDNAAKELRKLDRQAQQEILRYFRQRIATPEDPRRFGKPLSRDLTGLWRYRVRSYRMICHIEDSKLLVLVLRAGHRRRIYKTS from the coding sequence TTGACATGGACCGTTGAATTCGACGATAACGCTGCAAAGGAATTGCGCAAACTGGACCGACAAGCTCAACAAGAGATTCTACGCTACTTCCGACAACGTATTGCCACTCCTGAAGACCCCCGCCGCTTTGGTAAACCACTCTCCCGTGATTTAACGGGGCTGTGGCGCTACCGGGTTCGCAGCTACCGTATGATTTGCCATATCGAAGACAGTAAGCTCTTGGTTTTGGTATTACGTGCAGGGCATCGCAGGCGTATTTATAAGACGAGTTAA